A genome region from Solanum pennellii chromosome 12, SPENNV200 includes the following:
- the LOC107005300 gene encoding uncharacterized protein LOC107005300 isoform X1, which translates to MSGASRVRSMNVADSEARPVLGLAGNKAQRSPGSRKSISKPTRKIVKSKEELEMEDKNGHQPSPSLLPFDVPSILRRQESLYSNFSLSASCSSDASTDSYHSSASTGRIYKMNSTSSRRKQLASKSKRIVSDDISDSSIDGSQPKKRCAWVTPNTDPSYANFHDEEWGVPVHDDKKLFELLVLCGALAELTWPSILCKRHIFREVFADFDPIVVAKLNEKKTLAPGGTACSLLSELKLRGIIENARQMLKVIDEFGSFDKYIWSFVNHKPIVSGFRYPRQVPVKTAKADLISKDLIRRGFRGVGPTVVYSFMQVAGITNDHLISCFRFPDCVESTEGKEKDSNNDETESTQANKANETEICRSIDDLSFSSE; encoded by the exons ATGTCAGGAGCTTCAAGAGTAAGGTCAATGAATGTAGCTGATTCAGAAGCAAGGCCAGTTCTTGGACTAGCTGGGAATAAGGCACAGAGATCACCTGGTTCAAGAAAATCTATTTCGAAACCTACGAGAAAGATAGTGAAGTCAAAAGAGGAGCTTGAGATGGAAGATAAAAATGGTCACCAGCCATCCCCTTCATTGCTTCCTTTTGATGTTCCTTCGATACTTAGGCGACAAGAGTCATTGTATTCCAACTTTTCACTTAGTGCTTCATGTTCTTCTGATGCCTCGACGGATTCATATCACAGCAGTGCTTCAACTGGTAGGATATATAAAATGAATAGTACCTCAAGCAGAAGAAAGCAGTTGGCGTCGAAGTCCAAAAGGATAGTTTCAGATGATATAtcagactcttcaattgatggTTCACAACCCAAGAAAAGATGTGCCTGGGTGACACCTAATACAG ATCCATCTTATGCTAATTTCCACGATGAAGAATGGGGAGTTCCAGTCCATGACGACAA GAAGCTATTCGAGCTCCTTGTCCTTTGCGGGGCATTGGCTGAACTCACATGGCCTTCCATTCTTTGCAAGAGGCACATATTCAG AGAAGTATTCGCAGATTTTGATCCCATAGTAGTGGCCAAGTTGAATGAAAAGAAGACTTTAGCTCCTGGAGGTACAGCATGCTCACTATTATCAGAACTTAAACTGCGAGGCATCATTGAAAATGCTCGTCAAATGTTGAAG GTTATAGATGAATTTGGATCATTTGACAAGTATATCTGGAGCTTTGTGAACCACAAGCCTATAGTAAGTGGATTTAGATATCCTCGTCAAGTTCCGGTGAAGACAGCAAAAGCAGATCTGATTAGCAAAGACCTAATTAGGAGAGGTTTCCGGGGCGTGGGACCTACTGTGGTCTACTCTTTCATGCAGGTTGCTGGTATTACAAATGACCATCTTATTAGTTGCTTTAGATTTCCTGACTGTGTTGAATCTACTGAAGGTAAAGAGAAGGACTCGAACAACGATGAAACTGAATCAACACAAGCCAACAAAGCAAACGAAACAGAGATATGTAGATCAATCGATGACTTGAGTTTCTCCTCAGAGTGA
- the LOC107005300 gene encoding uncharacterized protein LOC107005300 isoform X2 gives MSGASRVRSMNVADSEARPVLGLAGNKAQRSPGSRKSISKPTRKIVKSKEELEMEDKNGHQPSPSLLPFDVPSILRRQESLYSNFSLSASCSSDASTDSYHSSASTGRIYKMNSTSSRRKQLASKSKRIVSDDISDSSIDGSQPKKRCAWVTPNTDPSYANFHDEEWGVPVHDDKKLFELLVLCGALAELTWPSILCKRHIFREVFADFDPIVVAKLNEKKTLAPGGTACSLLSELKLRGIIENARQMLKVIDEFGSFDKYIWSFVNHKPIVSGFRYPRQVPVKTAKADLISKDLIRRGFRGVGPTVVYSFMQVKRRTRTTMKLNQHKPTKQTKQRYVDQSMT, from the exons ATGTCAGGAGCTTCAAGAGTAAGGTCAATGAATGTAGCTGATTCAGAAGCAAGGCCAGTTCTTGGACTAGCTGGGAATAAGGCACAGAGATCACCTGGTTCAAGAAAATCTATTTCGAAACCTACGAGAAAGATAGTGAAGTCAAAAGAGGAGCTTGAGATGGAAGATAAAAATGGTCACCAGCCATCCCCTTCATTGCTTCCTTTTGATGTTCCTTCGATACTTAGGCGACAAGAGTCATTGTATTCCAACTTTTCACTTAGTGCTTCATGTTCTTCTGATGCCTCGACGGATTCATATCACAGCAGTGCTTCAACTGGTAGGATATATAAAATGAATAGTACCTCAAGCAGAAGAAAGCAGTTGGCGTCGAAGTCCAAAAGGATAGTTTCAGATGATATAtcagactcttcaattgatggTTCACAACCCAAGAAAAGATGTGCCTGGGTGACACCTAATACAG ATCCATCTTATGCTAATTTCCACGATGAAGAATGGGGAGTTCCAGTCCATGACGACAA GAAGCTATTCGAGCTCCTTGTCCTTTGCGGGGCATTGGCTGAACTCACATGGCCTTCCATTCTTTGCAAGAGGCACATATTCAG AGAAGTATTCGCAGATTTTGATCCCATAGTAGTGGCCAAGTTGAATGAAAAGAAGACTTTAGCTCCTGGAGGTACAGCATGCTCACTATTATCAGAACTTAAACTGCGAGGCATCATTGAAAATGCTCGTCAAATGTTGAAG GTTATAGATGAATTTGGATCATTTGACAAGTATATCTGGAGCTTTGTGAACCACAAGCCTATAGTAAGTGGATTTAGATATCCTCGTCAAGTTCCGGTGAAGACAGCAAAAGCAGATCTGATTAGCAAAGACCTAATTAGGAGAGGTTTCCGGGGCGTGGGACCTACTGTGGTCTACTCTTTCATGCAG GTAAAGAGAAGGACTCGAACAACGATGAAACTGAATCAACACAAGCCAACAAAGCAAACGAAACAGAGATATGTAGATCAATCGATGACTTGA
- the LOC107007310 gene encoding eukaryotic translation initiation factor 5A-4 — protein sequence MSDEEHHFESKADAGASKTYPQQAGTIRKNGYIVIKGRPCKVVEVSTSKTGKHGHAKCHFVAIDIFNAKKLEDIVPSSHNCDVPHVNRTDYQLIDISEDGFVSLLTENGNTKDDLRLPTDDTLLNQVKGGFEEGKDLVLSVMSAMGEEQICAVKDIGTKT from the exons ATGTCTGATGAAGAACACCATTTTGAGTCCAAAGCTGATGCTGGTGCCTCAAAAACTTACCCTCAACAAGCTGGTACTATTCGCAAGAATGGTTATATAGTTATCAAAGGCAGACCTTGCAAG GTTGTTGAGGTCTCCACTTCCAAAACTGGCAAGCACGGACATGCAAAATGTCACTTTGTGGCAATCGACATTTTCAATGCAAAAAAGCTTGAAGATATTGTTCCTTCATCCCACAATTGTGAT GTGCCACATGTCAATCGTACTGACTATCAGCTGATTGACATATCTGAAGATGGTTTT GTGTCTCTTCTTACTGAAAATGGAAACACCAAAGACGACCTCAGACTTCCCACCGATGACACCCTGTTGAACCAG GTTAAAGGTGGATTTGAGGAAGGAAAGGATCTCGTTCTGTCTGTGATGTCTGCAATGGGTGAAGAGCAGATCTGTGCTGTGAAGGACATTGGTACCAAGACCTAG